A stretch of the Sphingobacterium thalpophilum genome encodes the following:
- a CDS encoding acetylxylan esterase, with translation MNKYIKTVLLMMLCGFTFLPSIHAQKQSQNNLSNNFGVDWKFHAGEGRDSSWSRIDYQDNHWANVVSNKLLKEQGQKLDQGFGWYRKKLSFPAQLQQKIAEAEGIRIDLGKFAACEEIYVNGTLVGKTGEFPQNFAGYFDHERRYFVPLEALDLKGENLIAIKFFDGWSSAGGFLNGTVMKVEPASTVDKLMLKINVQDEDYIFLGSDSIAIAPTIANSGKKALHATLKIFLTTDDGAVVQSHELKVDIPGKGTARPGIFGLKNAKPGFYHYKVSLNLDGGQKLEEQVNVGYEPEKIVSPNDEKADFDKFWQANKAQLARIQPDYQLMLIPEQSKLDYEMYHVSMRSLDNELIMGYYAKPKKAGKHPVIVEYMGYGSKPYFPNQSWDGFAYFVLSVRGQALNEKSNHFGTWFTYGIDNKDNYYYRGAFMDVLRALDFVSSRDEIDGNRIAVRGSSQGGALSVVAASLDPRVKALAIGIPFLSDFQDYFKIAPWPKSDVAYYLSQHPEVSWKQVYHTLSYFDIKNMASRIRVPLVMGIGVQDNVCPPHINFAAYNQVKSKKSWMAFPSYGHSTGKAFHTAGLDLFRRVLHVEQSR, from the coding sequence ATGAATAAGTATATAAAAACTGTACTATTGATGATGCTATGCGGATTTACTTTTCTACCCAGTATCCATGCGCAGAAACAGTCTCAAAATAATTTATCAAACAACTTTGGCGTGGACTGGAAATTTCATGCCGGCGAAGGCAGGGACAGCAGCTGGAGTAGAATAGACTATCAGGATAATCATTGGGCCAACGTAGTATCCAATAAACTACTCAAAGAACAGGGACAAAAATTGGATCAGGGCTTTGGCTGGTACCGTAAGAAACTGAGCTTTCCAGCTCAACTACAGCAGAAAATTGCCGAGGCTGAAGGTATCAGGATTGACCTTGGTAAATTTGCAGCCTGTGAGGAGATCTACGTCAACGGAACCTTAGTCGGTAAAACCGGAGAATTTCCGCAGAATTTTGCCGGTTATTTTGATCATGAACGCAGGTATTTTGTACCGCTCGAAGCGCTTGACCTTAAGGGCGAAAACCTGATTGCTATTAAATTTTTTGATGGATGGAGCTCCGCTGGTGGTTTTTTGAATGGCACTGTGATGAAGGTAGAGCCGGCTTCGACAGTGGATAAGCTGATGCTTAAAATCAATGTCCAGGATGAAGACTATATTTTTCTAGGAAGCGATAGTATCGCAATTGCGCCGACAATTGCTAATAGCGGAAAAAAAGCATTGCATGCGACATTGAAAATCTTTCTGACAACGGATGATGGAGCGGTGGTCCAATCTCATGAACTGAAAGTCGATATTCCAGGAAAGGGTACTGCCCGGCCGGGTATATTCGGACTGAAGAATGCAAAACCGGGATTTTATCACTATAAAGTTAGTTTGAATCTGGACGGAGGACAAAAATTGGAAGAGCAGGTGAATGTAGGTTATGAACCTGAAAAAATTGTTTCTCCCAATGATGAAAAGGCAGATTTTGATAAATTTTGGCAAGCGAATAAAGCGCAGCTTGCTCGTATACAGCCCGATTATCAATTGATGCTGATTCCGGAGCAGTCCAAACTGGATTACGAGATGTACCATGTGTCGATGCGTTCGCTGGATAATGAACTTATCATGGGGTATTATGCTAAACCTAAAAAGGCAGGAAAGCATCCCGTTATTGTGGAATATATGGGCTACGGATCAAAACCTTATTTCCCAAATCAGTCTTGGGATGGCTTTGCTTATTTTGTGCTGTCCGTTCGGGGACAAGCGTTAAATGAAAAGTCAAATCATTTTGGTACATGGTTCACCTATGGGATAGACAATAAGGATAATTACTACTACCGGGGTGCGTTTATGGATGTGCTGCGTGCATTGGACTTTGTCAGTTCAAGAGATGAAATTGATGGCAACCGAATTGCTGTGCGTGGATCAAGTCAGGGCGGCGCATTGTCGGTCGTTGCGGCATCGCTGGATCCTCGGGTAAAAGCATTAGCTATTGGTATCCCTTTTTTATCGGATTTTCAGGATTACTTCAAAATCGCCCCTTGGCCCAAGTCGGATGTGGCCTATTATTTAAGTCAGCATCCCGAAGTGAGCTGGAAACAAGTATACCATACGCTTTCTTATTTTGATATTAAAAATATGGCTTCTCGTATCCGTGTGCCGTTGGTTATGGGGATTGGGGTGCAAGATAATGTATGCCCGCCACATATCAATTTCGCAGCTTATAACCAGGTGAAAAGCAAAAAATCCTGGATGGCCTTTCCCTCGTATGGACATAGCACCGGAAAGGCATTTCATACCGCGGGACTGGACCTATTCCGACGCGTTCTACATGTTGAACAATCAAGATAA
- a CDS encoding glycoside hydrolase family 130 protein, translated as MSTLFEQRLKNVEADHFALLQRKNHPVKENNGIYQRYKHPVLTADHTPVFWRYDLNEQTNPFFMERFGINGTFNAGAIKWEGKYLLVVRVEGNDRKSFFAIAESPNGVDQFKFWDYPMDIPETDNPDTNIYDMRLTAHEDGWIYGIFCSERKDPDAAPGDLSAAVAAAGIVRTKDLKHWERLPDLQSKSQQRNVVLHPEFVNGRYALYTRPQDGFIDTGSGGGIGWGLVDTMENAIVAEEKIINHRYYHTIKELKNGEGPAPIKTAKGWLHLAHGVRACAAGLRYVLYVYLTDLDAPERLIAEPAGHLMAPMNEERIGDVSNVLFSNGWIADEDGTIYIYYASSDTRMHVAVTSVEKLLDYCLHTAEDGMRSKKSVATLRSIISNNLKLKNK; from the coding sequence ATGAGTACATTATTTGAGCAACGTCTAAAAAATGTTGAAGCAGATCACTTTGCCCTATTACAAAGAAAAAACCATCCAGTTAAGGAAAACAATGGTATTTACCAACGGTATAAACATCCTGTCCTTACAGCTGACCATACGCCGGTTTTCTGGCGCTATGATCTCAACGAACAGACCAATCCTTTTTTTATGGAACGCTTTGGTATCAACGGGACATTCAATGCCGGGGCAATTAAATGGGAGGGTAAGTACCTGCTGGTGGTCCGCGTAGAAGGTAACGACCGAAAGTCCTTTTTTGCCATTGCAGAAAGTCCCAACGGTGTAGATCAGTTTAAGTTCTGGGATTATCCGATGGATATTCCGGAAACGGATAATCCGGATACCAATATCTACGACATGCGCCTGACAGCACATGAAGATGGCTGGATCTATGGGATTTTCTGCTCTGAACGCAAAGATCCCGATGCTGCACCGGGCGATCTGTCGGCCGCAGTGGCTGCCGCGGGAATTGTGCGGACCAAAGACCTGAAACATTGGGAAAGGCTGCCCGATCTTCAATCAAAGAGCCAACAACGGAACGTAGTCCTACATCCCGAATTTGTCAATGGAAGATATGCCTTATACACCCGGCCCCAGGATGGCTTCATTGATACAGGAAGCGGTGGCGGGATCGGATGGGGATTGGTGGATACGATGGAAAACGCCATCGTGGCGGAGGAAAAAATCATAAACCACCGTTATTATCACACGATCAAAGAGCTAAAAAATGGCGAGGGACCGGCGCCGATAAAAACCGCCAAAGGCTGGTTACACCTTGCACATGGCGTACGGGCATGTGCAGCCGGATTACGTTACGTACTTTACGTCTATCTTACCGACCTCGACGCCCCAGAAAGACTGATCGCCGAACCGGCTGGCCACCTGATGGCTCCAATGAATGAAGAGCGTATAGGCGATGTTTCGAACGTGCTCTTCAGCAACGGCTGGATCGCGGATGAGGATGGAACGATATACATCTATTATGCGTCTAGCGACACCCGTATGCATGTTGCAGTGACTTCTGTTGAAAAGTTGCTCGACTACTGTCTGCATACGGCTGAAGACGGCATGCGTTCAAAAAAATCTGTGGCAACGTTGCGGAGTATAATTTCGAATAATTTGAAACTGAAAAATAAGTAA
- a CDS encoding MFS transporter, giving the protein MMIKTEHISLKEKIGYGLGDAASSMFWKLFGMYLMFFYTDIFGLEAKVVGTMFLVTRVWDSLFDPIIGILADRTQSKWGKFRPYLLYVAVPFGVIGIFTFYTPSLTDSGKLVYAYLTYSVMMMVYSAINVPYASLLGVMSTAPKTRSVLATFRMSFAYLGSFVTLLLFNPLVNFFSGHNLAIEAQQKGWVMAVAVIATCCVILFLLCFAWTRERVQPATDTHTSLRQDIKDLLNNGPWWILLGAGVSTLVFNSIRDGATLYYFKYYIHEENYGGIRLFNIPFVLSGLYLALGQAANIIGVILAAPLSNSIGKKNTFVLTMLAATLGSVTFYWLDKSQLWGIFGLQVLISICAGAVFPLLWSMYADCVDYSELKTGNRATGLVFSSSSMSQKLGWAFGTAVTGWLLGYFGFQANQLQSDETISGIKMFLSIFPAAGTLLSVLFISFYPLTEKKMETITEELDSRRKS; this is encoded by the coding sequence ATGATGATAAAAACTGAACATATCAGCCTAAAGGAAAAAATCGGTTATGGATTGGGTGACGCTGCTTCGTCCATGTTCTGGAAATTATTTGGCATGTACCTCATGTTTTTCTATACCGATATATTCGGACTGGAAGCCAAAGTTGTCGGAACGATGTTTTTGGTGACCCGCGTCTGGGATTCCTTATTTGATCCGATTATCGGGATCCTGGCAGATCGCACACAATCTAAGTGGGGCAAATTCAGGCCTTATCTTTTATATGTCGCGGTCCCTTTTGGTGTGATCGGTATTTTCACATTCTACACACCTTCGCTGACGGATAGCGGCAAGCTTGTCTATGCCTATCTTACTTATTCGGTGATGATGATGGTTTACTCGGCGATCAATGTACCTTATGCGTCGCTCCTGGGGGTCATGAGCACCGCTCCGAAGACACGCAGCGTACTGGCTACATTCCGAATGAGCTTTGCCTATCTGGGTAGTTTCGTGACCTTGCTGTTGTTTAATCCGCTGGTCAACTTCTTCAGCGGTCACAACCTCGCAATAGAGGCTCAGCAGAAAGGCTGGGTAATGGCCGTTGCTGTAATTGCGACCTGCTGTGTGATCCTCTTTCTGCTATGCTTTGCATGGACACGTGAACGCGTTCAGCCCGCAACAGATACGCATACAAGCCTAAGACAGGACATCAAAGACCTGCTCAACAATGGTCCTTGGTGGATCCTTCTGGGTGCCGGAGTATCTACCTTGGTCTTTAACTCAATCAGGGATGGGGCAACGCTATATTACTTCAAGTACTACATCCATGAGGAGAACTACGGCGGCATCAGACTGTTCAATATTCCTTTTGTACTAAGCGGCCTCTATCTTGCACTGGGTCAGGCCGCCAATATCATCGGTGTGATACTGGCAGCGCCTCTTAGTAACAGCATCGGCAAGAAAAACACCTTCGTGCTGACCATGCTGGCGGCCACCTTGGGAAGTGTAACATTCTACTGGCTGGATAAAAGTCAGCTATGGGGCATATTCGGGCTGCAGGTGCTGATCAGTATCTGTGCCGGCGCGGTATTCCCGCTGCTGTGGTCAATGTATGCCGACTGTGTGGACTATTCAGAACTGAAAACGGGCAACCGTGCTACAGGTCTTGTGTTCAGCTCCTCGTCCATGAGCCAGAAACTCGGCTGGGCCTTTGGCACCGCTGTAACAGGCTGGCTGCTCGGTTATTTCGGCTTTCAGGCCAACCAGCTGCAGTCTGATGAGACCATCAGCGGCATTAAAATGTTTCTGAGTATATTTCCGGCCGCAGGTACGCTGCTATCGGTGCTCTTTATCAGCTTTTACCCATTGACTGAGAAAAAGATGGAGACAATCACTGAAGAGCTGGACAGCCGCAGGAAATCTTGA
- a CDS encoding AGE family epimerase/isomerase yields MKGFKEELENNILRYWMENMIDTEYGGFYGRIDGHNVLDKRAGKGVVMHARILWTFSAAYRLLGRQAYRQMADRAYVYLRDFFMDRQYGGVYWELDYRGEPLNRKKQTYAQGFALYGFSEYYRATGNTEALEYAKQQFNIIEKCRDNALGGYWEAFTEDWQPMADMRLSEKDANEAKTMNTHLHILEPYTNLLRIWIDQRLIEAQSELITLFVDRIFDKRTGHLQLFFDGDWNVKGDIQSFGHDIEAAWLLLEAAEVLGDPQLVEKVRMIVPQIGKAALEGILPDGSMAYERNHKHWDRERHWWVQAEAVVGFSNLGRLLSDKFYMDKAEDTWDYIVSSIIDKKDGEWFWSRLENGEVNKADDKAGFWKCPYHNGRMCMEMLENFGNTL; encoded by the coding sequence ATGAAAGGATTTAAAGAAGAACTTGAAAATAATATCCTCCGCTATTGGATGGAAAATATGATAGATACAGAATACGGGGGCTTTTATGGGCGGATAGATGGACACAACGTGCTCGATAAAAGGGCCGGTAAAGGTGTTGTCATGCATGCCCGGATCCTGTGGACTTTTTCCGCTGCCTACCGCCTCCTCGGAAGGCAGGCATACCGGCAGATGGCCGACAGGGCTTATGTATATCTGCGGGACTTTTTCATGGATAGACAGTACGGCGGTGTCTATTGGGAGCTGGATTACCGTGGGGAGCCCCTCAATCGAAAAAAACAGACGTATGCACAGGGTTTCGCATTATATGGTTTTTCTGAATATTATCGTGCTACGGGTAATACCGAGGCGTTAGAATATGCTAAGCAGCAATTTAATATCATCGAGAAATGCAGGGATAACGCACTCGGTGGCTATTGGGAAGCGTTCACCGAGGACTGGCAGCCGATGGCTGATATGCGGCTGAGTGAAAAAGATGCCAACGAAGCCAAAACCATGAACACACATCTGCATATCCTGGAACCCTACACAAATTTACTCAGGATCTGGATCGATCAAAGGCTCATTGAAGCGCAGAGCGAATTGATCACCCTGTTTGTGGACCGAATCTTTGATAAGAGAACCGGACATCTACAGCTATTTTTCGATGGAGACTGGAATGTCAAAGGTGATATACAGTCTTTTGGACACGACATTGAGGCGGCATGGTTACTATTGGAAGCCGCCGAGGTACTGGGCGATCCCCAATTGGTTGAGAAGGTCCGGATGATAGTGCCACAAATAGGAAAGGCCGCACTTGAAGGCATCCTTCCTGATGGCAGCATGGCCTACGAAAGGAATCATAAACACTGGGATCGGGAACGTCACTGGTGGGTACAGGCTGAAGCCGTAGTCGGATTTTCCAATCTAGGCCGACTACTAAGCGACAAATTTTATATGGATAAAGCAGAGGATACATGGGATTATATTGTTTCCAGCATAATCGATAAAAAAGATGGTGAATGGTTCTGGAGCAGGCTCGAAAACGGTGAGGTCAATAAAGCGGATGATAAAGCGGGATTCTGGAAGTGTCCTTATCATAATGGACGGATGTGTATGGAGATGCTTGAAAATTTTGGAAACACACTATGA
- a CDS encoding glycoside hydrolase family 26 protein — protein MIGRILLYGSMLILQSIHYLYAQHALTADSRATKGTIALYQSLKLAQSQRLMILGQQDALCYGRYWRGDQDRSDVKEVTGSHPAMLGLDFHVLTHKDTEYRRLETARLVRTVKDMYKRGGIITFCWHMANPVNGGSYEWQSNPQLAVREILPGGKANGTYRSYLRRMRDFLRRCNDSGGKPIPIIFRPFHEFDGDWFWWGKGHATADEFIQLWRYTVDYLRNDLKVHQLLFAYSPDCRFQNKSDYMTHYPGDDYVDILGMDNYWDFRPDGANDPAAASLKMSIVSGIAQERGKIAALTETGLERISDPDWFTQVLQPMLRKSPLAYFMLWRNADDIPAHYYVPTADHPAAADFKAFCRSTDIILLNTLNTIYKHDDEEKFR, from the coding sequence ATGATCGGAAGAATACTACTGTACGGATCGATGCTGATCTTGCAATCGATCCACTATCTGTACGCGCAGCACGCCTTAACTGCCGACAGCAGAGCAACAAAAGGCACAATAGCGTTATATCAATCCCTCAAACTGGCGCAATCGCAGAGATTGATGATTCTGGGCCAGCAAGATGCCCTATGTTATGGACGGTACTGGCGTGGTGACCAGGACCGCAGCGACGTGAAAGAGGTTACAGGGAGCCATCCGGCAATGCTCGGCCTCGATTTTCATGTGCTGACACATAAAGATACAGAGTATCGGAGACTAGAAACAGCTAGATTAGTGCGCACCGTAAAAGATATGTATAAACGTGGTGGTATCATCACTTTTTGCTGGCATATGGCCAATCCGGTAAATGGAGGATCATACGAATGGCAGAGCAATCCACAGCTCGCCGTTAGGGAAATCCTTCCCGGAGGTAAGGCCAATGGGACATATAGGTCATACCTCCGCCGGATGCGTGATTTTTTGCGACGATGTAATGACTCCGGCGGAAAGCCCATTCCAATTATATTCAGACCTTTCCACGAGTTTGACGGGGACTGGTTCTGGTGGGGCAAAGGCCATGCCACTGCTGATGAGTTTATCCAGCTGTGGCGATATACCGTCGATTACCTCAGGAATGATCTAAAGGTACATCAGCTGCTCTTTGCCTATTCGCCGGACTGCCGATTCCAGAATAAAAGTGACTACATGACACATTATCCCGGCGATGATTATGTCGATATCCTGGGCATGGACAACTATTGGGATTTTAGGCCGGATGGAGCTAATGACCCTGCCGCAGCATCGCTTAAAATGAGCATCGTATCAGGGATAGCCCAGGAACGGGGAAAAATTGCGGCCCTCACGGAGACAGGACTGGAACGCATATCGGACCCGGACTGGTTTACACAGGTCTTGCAGCCTATGCTCAGGAAATCGCCATTGGCCTATTTTATGCTTTGGCGCAATGCTGACGATATTCCGGCGCATTACTACGTCCCCACAGCGGACCACCCCGCGGCAGCCGATTTTAAGGCCTTCTGCCGGTCGACAGATATTATTTTATTAAACACGCTAAACACGATATATAAACATGATGATGAAGAGAAATTTCGTTAA
- a CDS encoding glycoside hydrolase family 26 protein has translation MMMKRNFVNSSLRRIGMCLSWWLWGLSAMAQLPADRNATAETRALYNKINSLRTKGIAVGHQDALAYGHGWYRQNGRSDVSDVTGKYPKVIGWELGDIELGKAYNLDSVYFEDMRRYIQATHERGGITTISWHGNNILSGKNAWDCAQDSVVRSILPTGSNHQKYLSWLDNVAQFLLSLKDTQGHLIPVVLRPYHEHTGTWFWWGAKQCTPAEYKALWKMTVDYFQQKHNIHHLLYCYSPSETDHEAHYLERYPGNEYVDLVAFDCYVPGAGSPKDIEKYRSAMAKNIAIVTAYADKSGKIPTIGETGLEAVKDNGYFSEIVYPLVRGKKLAWILFWRNAYEADKPQHFYVPYKVHPAAVDFKKFVNKTDVFLSN, from the coding sequence ATGATGATGAAGAGAAATTTCGTTAACAGCTCTCTGCGCCGGATTGGCATGTGCCTGTCCTGGTGGCTATGGGGATTAAGTGCCATGGCACAATTGCCAGCAGATCGTAATGCCACTGCCGAAACACGGGCGCTATACAACAAAATCAATAGCCTCCGGACAAAAGGGATCGCCGTTGGGCATCAGGACGCCCTGGCTTATGGACATGGCTGGTACAGGCAGAATGGGAGAAGCGATGTCAGTGACGTGACAGGAAAATATCCGAAAGTCATAGGCTGGGAGTTAGGCGATATAGAACTGGGGAAAGCTTACAACCTGGATTCCGTCTATTTCGAGGATATGCGCCGTTATATACAGGCCACCCACGAACGGGGCGGAATCACAACAATAAGCTGGCATGGCAACAACATCCTATCTGGTAAAAATGCCTGGGACTGTGCACAGGACAGTGTAGTTCGTTCTATTCTACCAACAGGAAGTAACCATCAGAAATACTTGAGCTGGCTGGATAATGTGGCGCAGTTTCTGTTGAGTCTCAAAGACACACAGGGCCATCTCATTCCTGTTGTGCTTAGACCCTACCATGAACATACCGGTACATGGTTTTGGTGGGGAGCCAAGCAGTGTACACCCGCGGAATACAAAGCTCTGTGGAAGATGACGGTCGACTATTTTCAACAAAAGCATAACATCCACCATCTCCTTTACTGCTATTCGCCGTCTGAAACTGACCATGAAGCACATTATCTGGAAAGATATCCGGGCAACGAGTACGTTGATCTAGTGGCTTTCGACTGTTATGTACCCGGTGCCGGCTCCCCGAAAGACATCGAAAAATACAGGTCTGCCATGGCCAAAAACATCGCTATCGTCACAGCATATGCGGATAAATCGGGAAAAATCCCGACAATCGGTGAGACGGGACTGGAAGCGGTAAAAGATAATGGATACTTTTCGGAAATTGTATATCCCTTGGTTAGAGGCAAAAAGCTCGCTTGGATCCTGTTCTGGCGAAATGCGTATGAAGCCGACAAACCGCAGCACTTTTACGTGCCCTACAAAGTCCATCCAGCAGCTGTGGATTTTAAGAAGTTCGTAAACAAGACGGATGTATTTTTGTCAAACTAG
- a CDS encoding SPW repeat domain-containing protein yields MKIFSTRTHGYLDYLVGVFLILCPFLFHLANDRPEGAVFVVLGILTLVYSAITHYELGLVRIIPMNVHLVLDVLSGLFLAFSPWLFDFADIVYFPHVIIGIIEIGVALTTKTRSKVMV; encoded by the coding sequence ATGAAAATATTCAGCACCAGGACTCACGGCTACCTGGATTATCTGGTAGGCGTTTTTCTCATCCTTTGCCCATTTTTATTTCACCTTGCCAATGATCGGCCCGAGGGAGCCGTGTTTGTGGTGCTAGGAATACTGACCTTGGTATACAGTGCGATAACCCACTACGAGCTGGGCTTGGTCAGAATCATTCCCATGAATGTGCATCTCGTCCTTGATGTGCTTTCGGGCTTGTTTCTGGCCTTCTCACCCTGGCTGTTCGACTTCGCAGATATAGTGTACTTCCCACATGTCATCATCGGTATTATCGAAATCGGTGTGGCACTGACGACGAAGACCAGATCCAAGGTTATGGTATAA
- a CDS encoding ABC transporter permease: MAFRNIKRSFGYSLINILGLAVGICSFMILLLYLNHELNYDRWSPELERVARVSLKGKEDVYQSTQAPLAALLRDKVSMVAAATNMTRDESFETPLSTAEKRIIQKGIVAADSLFFSVFPYEITAGESIAPLNKPNAIVISEHLAKKMFGEEDAVGKTIKIFNAYECTVTAVMKGATGPSHLNIEAVFRNPNEKNNYHWGNHSYLTYIKTKPLVNRVAVETLVDRIYYDEQLRKEHNNQGYSEFKKSGSQEGLFLDFAHDIHNFPKHGSSNIKTVTILLVLAAMLLIAGAINFSNLSIAASLRRAREVGVKKVLGSSRARLFWQFMGEVAIQCSIAFVLAILMLSLILPHFNAQFNVNINFLNSGITLRLVLQVLLSLSIVVVLSGLYPALFLTRFNTTKVLKGDYSRGRGGIAFRNGLIIVQFAVAAFFIYGVTVVSHQLDFMQTRDKGFSAEQVLRIQAYKMSTREENFETVRSQLMRISGVQSVAKTTTVPGDQHVDTTTIEFNAAGQTYRMNSVKISEAYFETLDIGLISGRYFDGSYADQHTRSAIINKAAADKLGHRHGKATSIAFAGCDSVPLSVVGIVEDFNVQGLEQQVQPAVYTIGNNACIFQSGGAILVKIEGTDVKRVVEAIEEVWKKIEPDFDLKYSFLDANFQQLFSSHIRLQRIVSFFGITAIMISLIGLFALTAFLIGQRQKEISVRKVLGADLLHLSVLLGSQYLQLIAVAIVVAIPISWWAAEKWLQSFAYRISLTGWLFGLSAIGILLAVATTVGIHIIRVSRANISDDLRNE, from the coding sequence TTGGCTTTTAGAAACATAAAACGCTCGTTCGGCTATTCGCTCATCAATATCCTCGGACTTGCTGTTGGCATATGCAGCTTCATGATCTTGCTGCTGTACCTCAATCACGAACTCAACTACGACCGGTGGAGCCCCGAGCTGGAGCGGGTGGCGCGGGTATCTCTAAAGGGAAAGGAGGATGTATATCAATCGACTCAGGCACCATTGGCTGCATTACTGCGCGACAAAGTCTCGATGGTGGCAGCAGCCACAAACATGACTCGGGATGAAAGTTTCGAAACACCACTGTCCACCGCAGAAAAAAGGATAATACAGAAAGGGATCGTAGCAGCAGATTCGCTATTTTTTAGTGTATTTCCCTACGAAATCACCGCGGGAGAAAGCATAGCACCGCTCAATAAACCCAACGCCATCGTGATCAGTGAGCATCTGGCAAAAAAAATGTTTGGAGAAGAGGACGCGGTCGGCAAAACCATCAAGATATTTAATGCCTATGAGTGTACCGTGACTGCTGTGATGAAAGGAGCAACAGGCCCGTCGCATTTAAATATTGAGGCAGTATTCCGTAATCCCAATGAAAAGAATAACTATCATTGGGGAAACCATTCTTATTTAACCTATATCAAAACCAAACCGTTAGTAAACCGGGTCGCTGTTGAAACGTTAGTGGATCGGATCTATTACGATGAGCAATTAAGAAAAGAGCACAATAACCAGGGGTATTCGGAATTTAAAAAGAGCGGATCACAGGAAGGGCTGTTTTTGGATTTTGCTCATGACATTCACAATTTTCCGAAACATGGCAGCAGCAACATCAAAACCGTGACCATATTGCTAGTGCTCGCAGCAATGCTGCTGATCGCAGGAGCCATCAATTTTAGCAACCTTTCTATTGCAGCTTCCTTGCGTAGAGCCAGAGAGGTCGGCGTCAAAAAGGTATTGGGTTCCAGCCGGGCCAGACTATTTTGGCAATTTATGGGGGAGGTGGCCATCCAATGTAGTATTGCTTTTGTTTTGGCTATACTGATGCTCTCGCTCATCCTGCCGCATTTCAACGCACAATTTAATGTCAATATCAACTTTTTAAACAGCGGGATAACCTTACGCCTCGTGTTGCAGGTACTGTTGTCACTTTCTATTGTCGTCGTACTGTCTGGTCTATATCCTGCGCTCTTTCTTACACGGTTTAATACGACCAAAGTACTGAAAGGCGATTATTCAAGAGGGAGGGGGGGCATAGCATTCCGCAATGGACTAATCATTGTACAATTTGCAGTGGCGGCATTTTTCATTTACGGCGTAACAGTCGTTAGCCATCAGCTCGATTTTATGCAGACCCGGGACAAGGGATTCTCTGCTGAACAGGTTCTACGGATACAGGCGTACAAAATGAGTACCAGGGAAGAGAATTTTGAAACCGTCAGATCCCAGCTGATGCGAATAAGTGGCGTGCAATCCGTCGCAAAGACAACAACAGTACCCGGTGACCAGCATGTGGACACGACAACAATTGAATTTAATGCAGCGGGACAAACCTATAGGATGAATTCAGTGAAAATTAGCGAAGCATATTTTGAAACACTGGATATTGGCCTGATAAGCGGGCGTTACTTTGACGGAAGTTATGCAGATCAGCATACCCGTTCGGCAATTATCAACAAAGCCGCTGCCGACAAACTGGGACATCGGCATGGGAAAGCTACTTCAATAGCGTTTGCTGGCTGCGATAGCGTACCGTTATCCGTGGTAGGTATAGTCGAAGACTTCAATGTACAGGGGCTGGAGCAGCAGGTGCAGCCTGCGGTATATACCATAGGTAACAATGCGTGCATATTCCAATCTGGGGGAGCCATCCTGGTCAAAATCGAAGGAACGGATGTCAAAAGGGTCGTGGAGGCAATAGAAGAAGTATGGAAGAAGATCGAACCCGATTTTGACTTAAAATACTCGTTTTTAGACGCTAATTTTCAGCAGCTGTTTTCAAGCCATATCCGTCTGCAGCGTATCGTATCGTTTTTCGGCATTACTGCCATCATGATCTCATTGATAGGTTTGTTTGCACTGACGGCTTTCCTGATTGGACAGCGCCAGAAAGAGATCAGCGTACGCAAAGTACTGGGGGCAGATTTACTGCATCTTAGCGTGTTACTCGGCAGTCAATATTTACAGCTCATAGCCGTTGCAATCGTGGTCGCCATTCCGATAAGCTGGTGGGCAGCAGAGAAATGGCTACAGAGCTTTGCTTACCGCATCAGCCTGACTGGCTGGCTGTTTGGATTGAGCGCAATAGGCATTCTACTGGCCGTGGCAACTACCGTCGGCATCCATATTATCAGAGTATCGCGTGCCAATATTTCGGATGATTTGCGCAATGAATAG